The Saccharothrix violaceirubra genome segment CCTGGCCAGCACGAACAGCCCGGCCAGTGCGGTGGCCGTGCCGACCATGGCCGCCACCGTGCAGAGCAGCACGCCGGCGAACAACGCGGGATCGGCCACGGGCAGCAGCACACCGGTCACCGCCCAGCACACCAGCCAGCTCTCCGCGACGGACACCAGGCTCAGCGCCGTGATGGTGCCGACCCGTCCGAGCACCACGACGGTCAACGAGACCGGTGCGGCCACGAGCAACTCCAGGCTGCCGTTCGCGCGCTCCTCGTCGACCGTCTCGCCCGAGACCGTCAGGCCGATCGACCACAGGGCCATGACCCCGGGCGCCAGCACCGCGTACGCCATCAGGTCGGGGCGCCCGGCGAGGTCGACGATCGACAGGAAGACCAGGCTGTACAACGGGGTCGCCACCAGCGCCTGCAACGATCCCGGTGACCGGCGCAGCCGCTCCAGCTGGAGTCGGACCGAGGCGAGGAAGATCGTCATCTCACACCCTCAGCCCGCGGTCGCCGATCACCCGCAGGTACACCTGCTCCAACGACGGGGGCGTGGTGGCGACGGTGGACACGCCGGCGTCCAGCAGGTACCGCAGCACCACCGCCACCGCGCCCTCCTCGGAGGTCTCCACCAGCACGGTCCCCGGCCGTGGCGACCGCACCGCGGCGACGCCGGGCAGGTGTTCCAGTCCGGCGGCCACCGCCGCCGGCACCGCCTGCGCCTCCACCTGCTCGTAGCGCGAGATCCACCGCCCGATCGCGGCCGGCTGTTCGGTCGCGATCAGGCGTCCACCGTCCAGAATGGACACCCGGTCGCACAGCGCCTCGGCCTCGGCCATGTCGTGCGTGGTCAGCAGCACGGTCCGCCGCTCCGCACGCAACCGCTCCACCAGCACCCGGAACTCCCTGGCCGCCACGGGGTCCATGCCGGTGGTCGGCTCGTCGAGGATCAGCACGGACGGGTCTGCGATCAACCCTCGGGCCAGGTGCAGCCGCTGCTTCATGCCCCGGGAGTAGGTCTGCACCCGCTCGTCGGCCCGCTCGGTCAGGCCGACCCGGTCGAGCAGCGGGTCGACCCTTGTGCGCGGAACCCGGTACAGCGCGGCCCAGAACCTCAGGTTCTGCCGGGCCGTCAGGCGCGCGTACAGGCCGCGCTCGCCGCCGAACACCACCCCGATGAGCCGCCGCACCGCCGCGGTCTGCGTGACGACGTCGTGGCCGTCGACCAGCGCGTACCCCGAAGTGGGCAGCAGCACGGTGGACAGGACGCGGCACAGCGTGGTCTTGCCGGCACCGTTCGGCCCGAGCAGGCCGTGCACCTCGCCGCGGTCCACCGTGAGGTCCACACCGGCGAGCGCGCGCCGCCCGCCGTCGGAACGGAAGCTCCGGCCCAGATCCCGGACCACGATCGGTGGCTGCTGGGTGCTCATGCGCCCATTCTCGGTACCGCGCGGTGTCGGCGCCCCGTCCCTGTCTGGGGACGTCGTCACCGCCTGTCGGCGTCGGTAGTTTCGGACGCCGGTGCCCGGGACGCGAGAGGAGACCGCCATGTGGCTGCCGCCCGTGGAGGAGATCGTGGCCGCCTTCCTTCGGCTGGAGGTGCCGCGCGTGCCGTTCCGGTTCGTGCAGTTCTCCCGCAACGAGCAGCGCGCGATGCCGACCCTGGTCAGCTACTGGGAGGCCACCGGGATCGAGGTGCCCGAACCGCTGGCGCTGGAGACCCGGTACGAGCGGGAACGGCAACTGGCCTACGGCGCGGTCCTGGACCGGATCACCACCGTCGACCCGGCGGCCGTGCCGATGAAGGGCCCGATGATCTGCCGGTTGTACCCGGCCGGGCTGGTGCGCGAGACGGCCGACCTGGACGTCCTGTGCTCCTCGGTGGACACGCTGTGGGCGGTCGCCGACGACCTGATGGGACTGGGCTGGACCCTGAACTCGGTGTCGGTCAACGGTATCGACGGTCAAGCGCATCCCAGTGTGCAGCTCGCCCGGCCCGCCGCACACCCCCGCCTGACCAACAAGGACCGCGTCGAACTGACCACCGTGTGCTACCGCGGCGACGGCTACCGCACGCCGCCGCGGCTGCGCACGCTGTCCGGGCCGCCGACCATCGAGGACTGCTTCACCTGG includes the following:
- a CDS encoding ABC transporter ATP-binding protein is translated as MSTQQPPIVVRDLGRSFRSDGGRRALAGVDLTVDRGEVHGLLGPNGAGKTTLCRVLSTVLLPTSGYALVDGHDVVTQTAAVRRLIGVVFGGERGLYARLTARQNLRFWAALYRVPRTRVDPLLDRVGLTERADERVQTYSRGMKQRLHLARGLIADPSVLILDEPTTGMDPVAAREFRVLVERLRAERRTVLLTTHDMAEAEALCDRVSILDGGRLIATEQPAAIGRWISRYEQVEAQAVPAAVAAGLEHLPGVAAVRSPRPGTVLVETSEEGAVAVVLRYLLDAGVSTVATTPPSLEQVYLRVIGDRGLRV
- a CDS encoding ABC transporter permease yields the protein MTIFLASVRLQLERLRRSPGSLQALVATPLYSLVFLSIVDLAGRPDLMAYAVLAPGVMALWSIGLTVSGETVDEERANGSLELLVAAPVSLTVVVLGRVGTITALSLVSVAESWLVCWAVTGVLLPVADPALFAGVLLCTVAAMVGTATALAGLFVLARSARVLQNALSYPVFLLGGAMVPTALLPDWLRPVSRLVFLSWSTDLLRQSLGGPRVVATGTGIAMILLLGGGGFAVGVVLMRRVLTRVRATGAVTLS